One stretch of Leadbetterella byssophila DSM 17132 DNA includes these proteins:
- a CDS encoding SRPBCC family protein has translation MKIDIQSFVNVSTKEVWEFYTNPEHIVNWNFASPNWHCPSAQNDLRPGGKYSARMEAKDGSFGFDFEAVYDTVYPLEGFTYTMEDGRQVDTQFIEEETGTLIKVSFDPEGQNSLELQRAGWQAILNNFTSYAESIASKG, from the coding sequence ATGAAAATTGATATTCAATCTTTCGTAAACGTCTCCACCAAAGAAGTTTGGGAATTTTATACCAATCCGGAGCATATAGTAAATTGGAACTTTGCTAGTCCCAACTGGCATTGCCCCAGTGCACAAAATGACCTGAGACCAGGAGGCAAATACTCAGCCAGAATGGAAGCCAAGGACGGTAGTTTTGGATTTGATTTTGAAGCCGTGTATGATACGGTTTACCCTCTTGAAGGATTTACGTATACCATGGAAGATGGCCGACAAGTAGACACCCAGTTTATAGAGGAAGAAACCGGAACCTTAATAAAAGTGTCCTTTGATCCGGAAGGCCAAAACTCTTTAGAATTACAAAGGGCCGGTTGGCAAGCCATACTAAATAATTTCACCTCATACGCTGAAAGTATTGCTTCTAAGGGTTAA
- a CDS encoding ABC transporter permease: MIAQTTSPLQVMVNKEMTDHIKSRRFLILLGLLILIFAGTLYLALTRIKDVPVENDANFVILKLFSLSDGTLPTFHVFLNFLGPLLGIAMGFDAINGEWNKRTLIRIMAQPVYRDHLLLAKFFGAIQVLAVLFFSISLIMMGAGIFYTGVLPEPAEVLRILAFTLLNLVYISFWLGLAICSSVYFKNVATSALVCIGIWLFLTIIYKMLVNAVAAALVPKGYLMPEEIVSYQQVIINFLRLDPGHLYNDAATTLLLPSVRSVSAISMEQMSGAIPAPLSFMNSLLAVWPQVTGLLAGTTLWFALAYYLFMRKEIKA, from the coding sequence ATGATAGCGCAAACTACCTCTCCCCTACAGGTAATGGTCAACAAAGAAATGACTGACCATATCAAAAGTAGGAGATTCTTAATACTTTTAGGGTTATTGATCCTCATTTTTGCCGGCACCTTATACCTGGCCCTAACTAGAATAAAAGATGTTCCGGTAGAAAATGATGCGAACTTTGTCATCCTAAAACTGTTCTCCTTATCAGATGGTACCCTCCCTACCTTCCATGTATTCCTTAATTTCCTAGGACCACTATTGGGCATTGCCATGGGTTTTGATGCCATTAACGGAGAGTGGAATAAAAGAACACTCATTCGGATCATGGCTCAACCTGTGTATAGGGACCATTTGCTCCTGGCAAAGTTCTTTGGTGCTATTCAGGTTCTGGCGGTGCTTTTCTTTAGCATCAGTTTAATAATGATGGGCGCTGGAATTTTCTATACTGGTGTCCTCCCAGAACCTGCAGAAGTATTAAGAATACTTGCCTTTACCTTACTGAATTTGGTTTATATCAGCTTCTGGTTAGGACTGGCCATATGCAGCTCAGTATACTTCAAAAATGTAGCTACCTCCGCTTTGGTGTGCATAGGAATTTGGTTGTTTCTAACCATCATCTATAAAATGCTGGTTAATGCAGTAGCTGCAGCACTAGTACCAAAAGGCTACCTTATGCCGGAAGAGATCGTTTCCTACCAACAAGTCATTATTAATTTCTTACGTCTAGACCCTGGCCATTTGTATAATGATGCGGCAACAACTCTACTGCTACCTAGTGTAAGGAGCGTAAGTGCCATATCAATGGAACAGATGTCGGGTGCCATTCCAGCGCCATTATCTTTCATGAATAGTCTGTTAGCCGTATGGCCTCAGGTCACAGGATTACTGGCTGGAACCACCCTTTGGTTTGCTTTAGCCTACTACCTTTTCATGCGCAAAGAGATCAAAGCATAG
- a CDS encoding DMT family transporter yields the protein MSKNLWMLFTLLAGALLPIQAALNTRLGKVAQNPVWGSAFSFLVGSIVLLCYLLVTRQNAAWSALKASPAYFWMGGLIGAYYVTLLVFAFPRLGPGLTFGLVVAGQMIISLVLEHNNWLVQEQTPVNFMRILGVVLIIAGVIILRRF from the coding sequence ATGAGTAAGAACCTTTGGATGTTATTTACCTTGCTGGCAGGGGCGTTGCTCCCCATTCAAGCGGCATTGAATACTCGCTTAGGCAAGGTAGCACAAAATCCTGTATGGGGTTCAGCCTTTTCTTTCCTAGTAGGTAGTATCGTTTTACTTTGTTATCTTTTGGTTACTAGGCAAAATGCAGCCTGGTCTGCCCTTAAAGCTTCACCTGCCTATTTTTGGATGGGTGGGCTAATCGGAGCTTACTATGTTACCTTATTGGTGTTTGCATTTCCTAGATTAGGACCGGGATTGACTTTTGGTCTTGTGGTAGCAGGTCAAATGATTATTTCTTTGGTTCTGGAACATAATAATTGGCTGGTGCAGGAGCAAACCCCGGTGAATTTTATGCGTATTTTAGGGGTGGTTCTCATCATTGCGGGTGTGATTATACTAAGAAGATTCTAA
- a CDS encoding polysaccharide deacetylase family protein — protein MKKLVLLGFAFAVTLTARAQKYVAFTMDDLPFVGNYDSASIYSEGILQAFDKFGIKAVGFVNDKFVLDQKDKGTKVLQAWLEKGHELGNHTFSHMSLTESPLEDYIEDIKAGQQYSAELQKKYNGQEMRYFRHPYLQTGNDSLKRYGLEAALQGMSLQAVPVTLDGSDWYFNHAYVKSNRKEEIAKAYINYTLDNVAYLEKLTAEIHEGSAAHIFLVHANPLNAKYLSTILQALKDRGYQFISVDKALSHPIYQKPDTVIVPGGFSWLHRWRISTKQKTSLKEPEIPRFVKEAYEK, from the coding sequence ATGAAAAAATTGGTTTTACTGGGGTTTGCATTTGCAGTTACCCTTACTGCCCGGGCACAGAAGTATGTAGCCTTTACCATGGATGATTTACCCTTTGTTGGCAATTACGATAGTGCCTCCATTTATTCAGAAGGTATCTTGCAGGCCTTTGATAAGTTTGGAATCAAAGCGGTAGGATTTGTCAATGATAAGTTTGTTTTAGACCAAAAGGACAAAGGCACGAAAGTATTGCAAGCCTGGCTGGAAAAAGGCCATGAACTGGGAAATCATACCTTCTCGCACATGTCCTTAACAGAATCTCCCCTGGAGGACTATATCGAGGACATTAAAGCAGGCCAACAATATTCCGCTGAATTACAGAAAAAGTACAATGGGCAGGAAATGAGATATTTCAGACATCCCTATCTACAAACCGGGAATGATAGCCTAAAAAGGTATGGATTAGAAGCGGCATTACAAGGCATGAGTTTACAAGCTGTACCCGTAACACTTGACGGTAGCGACTGGTATTTTAACCATGCCTACGTAAAAAGCAATAGAAAAGAAGAAATAGCTAAGGCCTATATCAATTATACCTTAGACAATGTAGCCTATCTGGAAAAGCTTACTGCCGAAATCCATGAAGGCAGTGCCGCGCATATTTTCCTAGTTCATGCTAACCCTTTAAATGCCAAGTACCTTTCCACAATCTTGCAAGCATTAAAGGATAGAGGTTACCAATTTATTTCAGTAGATAAAGCGCTAAGTCATCCCATCTACCAAAAACCGGATACGGTAATCGTACCCGGAGGATTTTCATGGCTCCACCGCTGGAGAATAAGTACCAAACAAAAAACCAGCTTGAAAGAACCTGAAATCCCCCGTTTTGTTAAGGAAGCCTACGAAAAGTAG
- a CDS encoding TonB-dependent receptor, producing the protein MKILLLWICLFQNDSTSKILPEIKIKGRSLETIEDHLQKSGTVSLLKRGVYAAEPFLNGMSSERSRITLDGMMIYSACTDKMDPVTSYMEVTNLQKVDIHSGNGPSTSGGMDLIRRKSQFAPSNLKTTILSGFETNNKHKSLGIQSSKSSEHFYIDGDITWRNAENYKAGNKREILYSQFSKINGGLNIGFQPAKHHAYEVSMIYDLAQNIGYPSLPMDVAKAEAFIGSFQFNKHHFHPVFLDWKTRIYHNRITHIMDDSQRPNVPIRMDMPGWSKTSGIYSSLNGVKKAHSFKGLVHFHTNYSLAEMTMKSPGEKDMFMYTWPGINTSEWSLSLDDKVYLQKHLYLNANLSLSVNQQKMMKDFEGLYIFFPEASSSQSRFLTNTTWGISYEGNPYHFQFSLSYKERAPSVSEAYGFYLFNSNDGYDYIGNPDLPKENSYSIELAQALSKPHYQLKWDNQFFHLNNYILGQVKENLSPMTLGAQGVKIYAPLDYALLYRSNASLGIPFLSEWYWDLKALFQYTYGKDYGTLPFTPPLSYSSSLSYAKNRWLMKAEMEGARSTHEIPSYSIFHTEILYKSKDWQIKLRGENLMDQYYTTFSDWNKLPRMGRNLIINVAWSF; encoded by the coding sequence ATGAAAATCCTATTGCTCTGGATCTGTCTTTTTCAAAATGACAGCACCTCTAAGATTTTGCCTGAGATTAAGATCAAAGGCAGATCTTTGGAGACTATAGAAGACCATCTTCAAAAATCAGGCACAGTTTCCCTTCTTAAAAGAGGGGTTTATGCAGCGGAGCCCTTTCTTAACGGAATGAGCTCAGAACGTAGCAGGATTACTTTAGATGGAATGATGATTTATTCTGCATGCACAGATAAAATGGATCCGGTAACTTCCTACATGGAAGTTACCAATCTGCAAAAAGTAGATATACATTCCGGAAATGGCCCCTCTACTTCAGGCGGGATGGATCTTATCAGAAGAAAATCTCAATTTGCCCCTTCTAATTTAAAAACAACCATCTTGAGTGGATTTGAAACAAACAATAAACACAAGTCCTTAGGCATCCAATCCTCCAAATCAAGTGAACATTTCTATATAGATGGCGATATCACATGGAGAAATGCAGAGAACTATAAGGCCGGTAATAAAAGGGAGATACTTTATTCTCAATTTTCAAAAATAAATGGAGGATTAAATATAGGTTTCCAACCGGCCAAACATCATGCCTATGAAGTTTCCATGATCTATGATCTGGCTCAAAATATAGGCTACCCTTCCCTGCCCATGGATGTAGCAAAAGCAGAGGCATTTATCGGTAGCTTTCAGTTTAATAAACATCATTTCCACCCCGTATTTCTAGATTGGAAAACCAGAATTTACCACAATAGAATCACTCATATCATGGACGATAGCCAAAGGCCAAATGTGCCCATCAGAATGGATATGCCCGGGTGGTCAAAAACCTCAGGCATCTATTCCTCCCTGAACGGAGTGAAAAAGGCACATTCGTTCAAGGGACTGGTGCATTTTCATACCAACTATTCCCTCGCCGAAATGACCATGAAAAGCCCGGGAGAAAAGGATATGTTCATGTATACTTGGCCGGGAATAAATACCTCAGAATGGAGTCTAAGTCTGGACGACAAAGTATACTTGCAGAAGCACTTGTACCTAAATGCTAATCTTTCACTTTCAGTGAATCAACAAAAAATGATGAAAGATTTTGAAGGTCTTTATATCTTCTTCCCAGAAGCTTCTTCATCCCAATCAAGATTCCTGACTAATACCACTTGGGGCATCAGTTATGAGGGCAACCCCTACCATTTCCAATTTTCTCTCAGCTACAAAGAGAGAGCACCAAGCGTATCCGAAGCTTACGGATTTTACTTATTCAATAGCAATGACGGCTATGACTACATAGGAAATCCAGATCTACCTAAGGAAAATAGTTATTCCATTGAATTGGCGCAAGCCTTAAGTAAACCCCACTATCAACTAAAGTGGGATAATCAGTTTTTCCACCTAAATAACTATATATTAGGTCAGGTCAAAGAAAATTTAAGCCCCATGACCCTGGGAGCTCAAGGGGTAAAAATTTATGCTCCACTAGACTATGCTTTACTTTACAGATCAAATGCTTCTCTTGGAATCCCCTTTCTTTCAGAATGGTACTGGGATTTGAAAGCCCTATTTCAATACACCTACGGAAAAGATTATGGAACGCTACCTTTCACTCCACCCCTCTCCTACAGTTCATCCCTCTCATATGCCAAGAATAGGTGGCTTATGAAGGCCGAAATGGAAGGAGCACGCTCTACCCATGAAATCCCCTCGTACTCGATATTCCATACCGAAATCTTATACAAGAGCAAGGATTGGCAGATAAAACTGAGAGGAGAGAACCTGATGGATCAGTACTATACTACCTTTTCCGACTGGAACAAATTACCCAGAATGGGAAGAAACTTGATCATAAATGTAGCTTGGAGCTTTTAG
- a CDS encoding thymidine kinase encodes MFIEPGTRHTKDRGTGWIEVISGSMFSGKTEELIRRLNRARIANLNVEIFKPGIDVRYDEEDIVSHNKNSIRSTPVNMAEEILLYSGSCDVVGIDEAQFFDDALVDVVNKLADAGKRVILAGLDMDSNGVPFGPMPHLMAVAEYVTKVHAICVNCGEIAHYSFRKSASESQILLGEHDVYEARCRSCYLEGQKIQKNE; translated from the coding sequence ATGTTTATAGAACCGGGCACCCGGCATACAAAAGATAGAGGAACAGGTTGGATAGAGGTGATTTCAGGTTCCATGTTCTCCGGAAAAACGGAGGAATTAATTCGTAGGTTAAACCGAGCAAGGATAGCGAACTTGAATGTGGAGATCTTCAAGCCGGGTATAGACGTTCGGTATGACGAAGAAGATATTGTCTCGCACAATAAGAATTCCATTCGTTCTACTCCGGTGAATATGGCGGAAGAAATTCTATTGTACTCCGGCAGCTGTGATGTAGTGGGCATTGATGAAGCCCAATTCTTTGACGATGCCTTAGTTGATGTAGTTAATAAGTTGGCAGATGCCGGCAAAAGAGTGATTTTGGCCGGATTAGATATGGACTCTAATGGTGTACCCTTTGGCCCTATGCCGCACTTGATGGCAGTGGCAGAGTATGTTACCAAAGTTCATGCAATTTGTGTAAATTGTGGGGAAATTGCCCATTATTCCTTCCGGAAATCAGCCTCTGAGTCTCAGATTTTATTAGGTGAGCACGATGTTTATGAGGCCAGATGCCGTTCCTGTTATCTGGAAGGACAAAAGATTCAAAAGAATGAGTAA
- a CDS encoding sodium:solute symporter family protein yields the protein MVLSFVILYLLATVFVGALAARRVKSASDFAVAGKKLPTFMVSCGLFATWFGSETMMGATGEFVEHGVLGVIEDPLGAAACLIFVGLFYAKPLYRMKLLTFSDYFKLRFGKTSEFISAILVIPSYFSWIAAQLVAMAFILQSLADIPFTYGVIICALVVVIYTYYGGMWSVSITDTIQTVIIIIGLLILFGELWGAVGGWEKINSHVPPDFWRIIPKENSWENWIIYFAAWITIGWGSIPQQDVFQRVMAAKSESVAVKGSLLSGLMYFTVALLPLMIALCAHMLYPNVEDKQMIIPEVVMSHMGIGFQIITFGALLSAILSTCSGAILAPATVLAENLIQPFKKLNDKGLLQTMRFSVLGIALVSTFLALQKTNIFELVADSSAFSLVSLFVPLTAGLYWKKASNWGAILSMIFGIILWTYLEFYPAKYPSLLYGLAASIIGMVLGSFLQNIRLSRLG from the coding sequence ATGGTCTTAAGCTTTGTAATACTATATCTCCTGGCAACTGTTTTCGTAGGTGCTTTAGCGGCTAGGAGAGTAAAATCTGCTAGCGACTTCGCCGTTGCCGGTAAGAAATTACCCACCTTTATGGTAAGTTGCGGACTATTTGCCACCTGGTTTGGATCTGAAACCATGATGGGTGCTACAGGAGAATTTGTAGAACATGGGGTCTTGGGGGTTATTGAAGACCCCTTAGGTGCCGCAGCTTGTTTGATATTTGTAGGACTTTTCTATGCCAAACCCCTTTACCGCATGAAGTTGCTCACCTTTAGTGACTACTTCAAACTTAGGTTTGGCAAGACCTCCGAGTTTATTTCAGCCATTTTAGTGATTCCTTCTTATTTTAGTTGGATAGCCGCCCAACTCGTAGCTATGGCTTTTATTCTACAATCACTGGCGGATATACCCTTTACCTATGGCGTAATCATCTGTGCTTTAGTTGTGGTTATCTATACATACTATGGTGGAATGTGGTCAGTGAGTATTACTGACACCATTCAGACGGTCATCATTATCATTGGTTTACTTATCCTATTTGGGGAATTGTGGGGGGCAGTAGGTGGATGGGAAAAGATCAATAGCCACGTACCACCGGATTTTTGGAGAATAATTCCGAAGGAAAACAGCTGGGAGAATTGGATCATTTATTTCGCGGCTTGGATTACCATTGGTTGGGGTTCTATTCCTCAACAAGATGTGTTCCAAAGGGTAATGGCAGCCAAGTCAGAATCTGTTGCAGTAAAAGGCTCTTTACTTTCCGGACTGATGTATTTTACCGTAGCTCTCCTTCCCTTAATGATAGCTCTATGTGCGCACATGCTCTATCCAAATGTAGAAGATAAACAAATGATCATTCCCGAAGTGGTGATGTCACACATGGGTATAGGATTTCAGATTATAACCTTTGGTGCCCTATTATCTGCTATTCTCAGCACCTGTTCAGGAGCTATTCTGGCACCAGCCACTGTATTAGCAGAAAACCTGATTCAACCTTTCAAGAAACTAAATGACAAAGGTCTATTGCAAACCATGCGATTCTCCGTTTTGGGCATTGCACTGGTAAGTACTTTTTTGGCCCTTCAAAAAACTAACATTTTTGAGTTAGTTGCAGATTCTTCAGCCTTTAGCCTTGTTTCACTCTTTGTGCCCTTAACAGCCGGTCTCTACTGGAAGAAGGCCAGTAACTGGGGAGCAATACTCTCCATGATCTTTGGTATAATACTTTGGACCTACTTAGAGTTCTATCCGGCAAAATATCCATCCCTATTATACGGACTAGCTGCCAGTATAATAGGAATGGTATTAGGATCATTTCTTCAAAACATACGTCTCTCCCGCTTGGGTTGA
- a CDS encoding SGNH/GDSL hydrolase family protein yields MKYLFLFTLALLSFKSPDPIKIVFFGDSITQMGVQPKGYVHQIQEYIAKNHPGKYEAIGAGIGGNKVYDLYLRMDEMLALKPNVVVIYIGVNDVWHKTSHGTGTDPDKFVKFYTKIIKDLKAKNIKVVLATPAVIGERHDASNPQDGDLNHYSKLIRDLAKSEQLECIDLRKAFLEYSLKNNPENAEKGILTTDRVHLNEKGNTFVADLMIKTLFK; encoded by the coding sequence TGCTATCCTTCAAATCACCAGATCCTATAAAGATCGTTTTCTTTGGAGATTCCATAACGCAAATGGGAGTACAGCCTAAAGGTTATGTACATCAAATCCAGGAGTATATAGCCAAAAACCATCCCGGAAAATACGAAGCCATAGGTGCGGGAATCGGAGGAAATAAAGTCTATGACCTTTACCTAAGAATGGATGAAATGCTGGCCTTAAAGCCTAATGTAGTGGTGATCTACATAGGGGTGAATGATGTATGGCATAAGACCTCTCACGGCACAGGAACTGACCCTGATAAATTCGTGAAATTCTATACCAAAATCATCAAGGACCTGAAAGCCAAAAACATTAAAGTAGTTCTTGCAACTCCTGCGGTGATAGGTGAAAGACATGATGCTTCAAACCCACAAGACGGAGACTTGAACCATTATTCCAAACTGATCAGAGACCTGGCTAAGTCTGAACAATTAGAATGCATAGACCTTAGAAAAGCATTCTTAGAATACAGCTTAAAAAACAATCCCGAGAACGCGGAGAAGGGCATACTTACTACTGACCGTGTTCACCTAAACGAGAAAGGGAACACCTTTGTGGCGGATCTCATGATTAAAACACTTTTTAAATGA
- a CDS encoding CsbD family protein: MSTLNDKLKGNWNLIKGNLKQKWADLTDDELLYEEGKEDELLGRIQKKTGETKENINKFIEELKFK, from the coding sequence ATGAGCACACTAAATGATAAGTTGAAAGGAAATTGGAATCTCATCAAAGGAAATCTAAAGCAAAAGTGGGCAGACCTCACTGATGACGAACTTCTCTACGAAGAAGGAAAGGAAGATGAGCTCCTGGGACGGATTCAGAAGAAAACCGGAGAGACAAAAGAGAACATCAACAAGTTTATTGAAGAATTAAAATTCAAATAA
- a CDS encoding ABC transporter ATP-binding protein: MVRIELNGLSKHYGSVKAVDELSLKIHQGEVFGLLGPNGAGKTTTILMMLGLVEPTSGKVRVCDLNPTHEPIEVKKKVAYMPDSLGFYDDMTALENLRYIANLNGQSTSKMEEALAWVGLQEDKDKKTSTFSRGMKQRLGLADVLVRDPEVIIMDEPTLGIDPEGVRDFLQMIRKLSKEHGKTILLSSHHLHQVQQVCDRVGIFVKGKLLASGDLRELRKQLFGSDAIQVKIQSLQPAAPELIEALKSIPAVSSVQARENVLLIECAENICHELVKVCVQGNLSITGVSQEEQGLDEIYHQYFEKRK, encoded by the coding sequence ATGGTACGAATTGAGCTGAACGGATTGAGCAAACACTACGGTTCAGTAAAAGCAGTAGATGAGCTTAGTCTAAAAATCCATCAAGGCGAAGTCTTTGGCCTTTTAGGACCTAATGGTGCGGGTAAAACCACTACCATTCTGATGATGCTAGGACTTGTGGAACCTACCTCAGGTAAGGTGAGGGTATGTGACCTTAACCCTACGCATGAACCCATAGAGGTGAAGAAGAAAGTGGCCTATATGCCTGACTCCTTAGGATTCTATGACGATATGACCGCATTAGAAAACCTAAGGTACATTGCTAACCTAAACGGGCAGTCCACCTCAAAGATGGAAGAAGCCTTAGCATGGGTAGGCCTACAAGAGGACAAAGACAAGAAAACCTCTACCTTCTCTAGAGGTATGAAACAGCGACTGGGACTTGCTGACGTATTGGTACGTGATCCGGAGGTGATCATCATGGATGAACCTACCTTAGGAATAGACCCCGAAGGTGTTAGAGATTTCTTACAAATGATCAGAAAGCTGAGTAAAGAACATGGAAAGACCATTCTTCTCTCTTCTCATCATTTACACCAAGTACAGCAAGTGTGTGACCGCGTGGGTATCTTCGTCAAAGGGAAACTTTTGGCTTCAGGGGATTTGAGAGAATTGAGAAAGCAATTATTTGGATCAGACGCTATACAAGTAAAAATTCAATCCCTACAGCCGGCAGCACCTGAGCTGATTGAAGCTTTAAAATCTATCCCGGCGGTATCAAGTGTACAAGCCCGTGAAAACGTACTCCTGATTGAATGTGCAGAAAATATCTGTCATGAACTGGTCAAAGTTTGTGTCCAAGGAAATCTGTCAATCACGGGAGTTTCACAGGAGGAACAAGGATTGGATGAAATTTACCACCAATATTTTGAGAAGAGAAAATGA
- a CDS encoding COG1470 family protein translates to MLAGQQKKAFFWVVLLSLILQVQTSFADTPFSARLINLESDLKNPFRFYLNIKPADGKDIVYELQAELPAGWSSIFRTEGSQVTAVEVTKDKARDLELEIHASPIAKPGKYTIPVKAISGDKTLDLTLEAVVKGHYDLQISTPDGRLSENITEGRTKQIVVTVSNTGTLPQENIELSSTTPSRWQATFEPAKIEKLEPGKTVEVKLQLSAAEKAIAGDYQTTISARTNYSTASANFRITVKTSILSGWLGILVILGAFGIVYRLIKKYGRR, encoded by the coding sequence ATGTTAGCAGGACAACAAAAAAAGGCCTTCTTTTGGGTCGTATTACTTTCCCTAATTTTACAAGTTCAAACTTCATTCGCGGATACACCTTTTTCCGCCCGACTCATCAACCTAGAGTCTGATTTAAAAAATCCCTTCCGTTTTTACCTCAACATCAAACCTGCGGATGGTAAGGACATAGTTTACGAATTACAAGCAGAATTACCTGCCGGTTGGAGCAGCATCTTCCGCACAGAAGGTAGCCAGGTAACTGCGGTAGAAGTAACTAAGGACAAAGCACGAGATCTGGAGTTAGAAATCCATGCGTCCCCTATCGCAAAACCAGGTAAGTATACTATTCCAGTGAAAGCCATCAGCGGAGACAAAACCCTCGACTTGACCTTAGAAGCTGTGGTAAAAGGGCATTATGATCTGCAAATCAGCACTCCTGACGGCAGACTAAGCGAAAATATCACTGAAGGTAGAACAAAACAGATCGTAGTTACCGTGAGCAATACCGGTACACTTCCTCAGGAAAACATTGAGCTGAGTTCAACCACTCCTAGTCGCTGGCAGGCCACCTTTGAACCCGCTAAAATAGAAAAGCTAGAACCGGGAAAAACAGTGGAAGTAAAACTCCAACTGTCTGCTGCTGAAAAGGCCATTGCCGGTGACTATCAAACCACCATTTCTGCCAGAACCAATTATTCCACGGCAAGTGCTAACTTCAGAATTACTGTGAAGACTTCCATCTTATCTGGATGGTTAGGCATTTTAGTTATTTTGGGAGCATTTGGCATTGTTTACAGACTAATCAAAAAGTACGGAAGAAGATAA
- a CDS encoding FixH family protein, giving the protein MKKLLIFLWGMSLWACSSSDITPNEVKRPITTLENDLYTVEFFITDSSWKTGYNPIEVHIKDKSGQFIDLPEFKVVPSMQMQMMSHSSPVSTFEKTDKGKFKGFIIFQMASNEMEFWTLEALGITKRIEVKESSKRVVQSFMGTDDSRYVLAMAEPNKPKVGSQTISAYLYQMKDSHHFVPVNNCMILLDPRMPGMGNHSSPNNQDLLSKGQGLYQGLLNLTMTGYWKLNVVLLNEQGETVKDQIFFELEF; this is encoded by the coding sequence GTGAAAAAATTACTCATATTTTTATGGGGTATGTCTCTATGGGCATGCTCTAGCTCTGATATTACACCAAATGAGGTCAAAAGACCTATTACCACGCTAGAAAACGACTTATACACTGTTGAATTCTTCATTACGGATAGTTCCTGGAAAACGGGCTATAATCCTATAGAGGTCCATATAAAGGACAAATCAGGCCAATTCATAGATCTTCCTGAATTCAAAGTGGTACCTTCCATGCAAATGCAGATGATGAGCCATTCCTCTCCGGTTTCCACCTTTGAAAAAACAGATAAAGGAAAGTTTAAAGGGTTTATTATCTTCCAAATGGCAAGTAATGAAATGGAGTTCTGGACCTTAGAAGCCTTAGGGATTACGAAGAGAATTGAAGTAAAAGAATCCTCAAAAAGGGTTGTTCAGTCTTTTATGGGGACAGATGATTCAAGGTATGTTTTGGCCATGGCAGAACCGAATAAACCTAAGGTAGGTAGCCAGACCATCTCTGCTTATCTCTACCAGATGAAAGACTCCCATCACTTTGTACCAGTGAATAACTGTATGATCTTACTGGATCCTCGAATGCCGGGTATGGGAAATCATAGCTCTCCTAATAATCAAGACCTCCTTAGCAAAGGACAAGGCCTGTACCAAGGACTTCTCAACTTGACCATGACGGGGTATTGGAAACTGAATGTAGTGCTTCTAAATGAACAAGGCGAGACGGTTAAAGACCAAATCTTTTTTGAATTAGAGTTCTAA